The Dreissena polymorpha isolate Duluth1 chromosome 8, UMN_Dpol_1.0, whole genome shotgun sequence genome includes the window AACATATGCccgatttttttcccaaataatttcctaagttaataaaaaaaacaacaacaattattctCATGTCAACAGGCACGCAATCTTTATAAactgaataatcaattatttcagaaaaagacAGTCATTGTGTCCTCTTAACACAGTATTACTTATAAATGTTCAGGTATTTGATCATAAAATGCtttagtattattgttttaattattgtgatgtttatcagactttatttttcttaaggtaATTTACTCCTTTGGTAATAGTATTTGAATTGCTATTCACATACTCTTGGTAAAATGGGATCGTGTTAAGTAGaggttaattatattgaatgttattgtttgacatgtgataaagatgtttacagtgtgtactgtttcttcttatttgcaataactacttgtggacaagtcatttaaattgatttagttatatattttgaaatgtcatagtcattattggaagttacaacttattaaaatgttaaaatttccagtgtttgtttaattcagattttcattaatactgtaaagaatacatgttatgtactgcacagaaattatacattaagctagggcccgggcccttcgcccccgacggggacattccacctcagacccatgcatctacatgaaaatttaaagaaatagattttgatatttgctagccaaagtatttttttctgttttgaatctcttaaaaatacaggtgtcttaaagctcaggagaagcgatttctttgtttcaaataagttaaattgcaggtgcttccggggacataaaacggcatattcacaaatctctggaaaacaaacagtgctaaaaaatattttaagtagtcatttactatttaattgattatgtcctctgattgttgcatttttaatttaaatatgtgttcctatatgcatttattgttgtattgacttaaaaaactaaaatggatgcccattcttagtttgctgtcttagtctaccctaaaattatacatgtttttttgcataattgaattatcaaaaactgcatacttttaaaggcattgtcagagttaattggttaagttagagacaaagtaaagcaaatatattcatttttcttaaaatgaatcatcctctctGGCCCCCTGGACCCCTGTCCAGGGTGTGCCCTGAACCCACCGTGGCTCTATCGGcacccagattttattttcaggatttcaaatttgggacaattgacacccctgagagtTGATGTAACCTGAGGACTTTACAATTCACATTAACATCCTCTATTTTAACTGaggaaaatcatgtaaaatatatgcgcccaaaatcgctcaaaagccacgatttggcacctttatttCAAAAAATTTCCGGGGGGCATGAGTAAGTTTACCCCCTAGAACgttggcctcctcaaataactcaaaagcctgctacaaagaatcctaatgaaaaccctgaacattacttgaaaaaagttgttaagtttagAACTTTTCGTTTTTCGTCAATCGCTGTTGACTGTCCCTTTAAATTATCAAGAACACTTACTGCAAACAGCAGTTACCTAAATATGGAGTGTACTTTCAGTAGCCAACAAGGTCAGTTCATATACTGATTGAAAACTTAATCTGCCAGGCAACATTGAGAGTATGATGTTACCTGTATTCACAGTCAAAACATGTACTAACTGTGTACATAATGTTAGTTGGTACATGTATGATCACTGGACACAAAGTTGGAATCTCATAAAATTACTGAACCAGTTTTCACAAGGCATACAATTTCTCAAAATCAAATTATCAGTATTTGACCACTCGCACTAATACAGTTGATACTATTTGTTATTATAAGCACCAattaagaaatattaaaaaattaagtttCAACATGAAACATGATCAAGACAAACTAAGAATTCAATGACTACATCCTATTAATTGTTAAAGgtaacaataaattaataaaatagttttaaaataagATAATAAATAGCAGTAAATGTTATCTTATATACTGtagaatatatattaaaatatgtataaataaatgcatGCTTAAAAAATGTAAGTCACTACTATCCATCAGCCTATACTGTCCAGTTCAAGATCATTTAAATCCACCAAGTCACCAGTCTGGTAACATTTGGCAGCAATGGAAGCTTGCTTTAATGCACGCTGATAAGATTTACTCTTCTTTTTCCTGTCGTATTTCGCCTCAAAATCTTCCAAGAACTGGTACAGATCACAACACTCAATATGTGACATCGTTGATGAGCCAAACCAAGCAACCTGTGCCGTCTGACGTATGACTACCCCGCTGTCCTTAGAACTAACATTGATTGCCATAATCCGTCCTGGCCACCACGGGAAGCCCTTTACTTTTCCCCAAACAATATCTTCTAGGCCAAACTCTTTGCCATCATCAGTACGACATTTGGACACCGAGTCTGTGTGGATTTTCATGAGGATCGGTTTAGCCACTTCAGATACATCGTCACCCGGTGGGCCGTCTCCGTAGTCGCTACTATCACATTCCGAACTGGAATCCAGATTCTCTAAATCTCCCTCCTTAAAGGTCATCAATTTTTCACTCTTCAGGGAAACACTGCTAGGTTTATTATCTGTCTCTCTGTGTTGTTTTAGTTCCAGTGACTGGGAACGACTACGGAGTTTATACAGTTTTCTCGCCTTTTTCTTCTCAGATCTAGATTTTCTGCTCGTTTCAGACATTGCTGATCCATCACTGCTTTGGTTTTGACCTTCACATAATTTTGTTGTCGTGTACATTTCACAATCAGAGGCAGAGGACGGGCAGCCTTTATATTGGATATTATTTCGCTTTATAGAATACACAAGAGAGGGTTTTGAACCATTTTTTACTTCCGTAACACAGGAATTCTTGCTAAACTTACTGCATGTACTGGGTTTGAACTTACTGCTTAGAACAGgaaatttacattttgatttgTTACTCATTTTGTAATTTTGACTATGTGCCACCTTTTTCTCCTTACTTACTGAGGTCTTCACATGAAGCTGCTCATTCTGTTGGCGGAGTAAACttggtttaaaattaaatatgacTTCGTCATCAACAGCTTCGCTTTCGGGTTCTACAATTGTTGTGTTGTCATGATTATCAACATCACTGCCTTCTGATTTTTTCAATCTGGGTGgtatattcattatatttgtttcgCCTATTGATATCTTGATGAATGGACTAGTTTTTGATAATGTTCGTGGACCATTTTCTAATTTTGTCACTTTAACGTTTTTGCTGCTGGCTTCAAAGCTGTTTGGCCGCTTTCTGCTTCGGTGAGTCTCAGTACTGTTGTTGATGTTGTCAGTTTTATTTGCAGTTTCGGTATTAAGCAAACCTTTCTTTTCGGACAAAGATGCGACTGCTGATGAAATTGGTATAGGGCCATGCTGTGAATCCAGACATTTAGATTTGCAATGGCTACACAGTGTCTGCCTTGGTCGAAGCCTAATTGTAGGCTTATGGTTTCTTATGCTAAAAAAGTTAGATTTTTTTACTTGTAGGCTATTTTCCGGACTGAAGAAATAGGTGTGCCTGAAGACTGAAGCAGACACATCAATTGGTTTACTTGACACAGCAAATTCATGGTCTTTGTCTCCAATTTCACTGTTTTCTTTCTTGACCTTTGTGTCTGCTGGAACTGATCCGCTGAAAAATGGCGTCTGAACACCTGGCGGTATGtttctgtaaaacaaaacattccattttAAGCATGATCAGTAACGTTGACACCGAAGGTAAAAGAACATCAACATTAAACTTTCAGTAGAGCTTTATTAATCGTTGCAATGTAAATACTACTTCTAGCACAGGTGTAGCACAACAGTTATGACATGCATTGCAGGAATCAAATGTCTCGATATAAATCCAAATGGAAACGATTGCTACACTTTGCACTTATAATCAGACTGTATAAAAACTGGTATCAGCAGCTTTGTTTACATCATATGACATGAATATTTACTTCACAGTCAagttttattatccccacgtttttcaaaaagcgtggggatattgtggttatctcagccgtctgtctgtccttcctaTAGCGaagccactatctcctcctacactataagtactagaaccttgaaacttacacacatggtagctaaatgtatgagcatatgtgcgaccttgcactatttggaattttgatctgacccctgggtcaaaagtaatgggggttggggtggggctgggtcagagattttcactcatttttttatgttattttacattaacttcttcatttctacatcgatttacttcaaattgaacatctcttatgacaatatggtcaatctcaactatgcatggccgcattaccaaccctggggcgcccgcccacatagaccatgcccacccaaaattgccttttactataatttcttcatttcctcaccgattcacttcaaattattactgaacctctcttatgacaatatggtcaatctcaactatgcatggccccattaccaaccctggggcgccctgcccacatagaccacacccacccaaaattgacttttaatataatttcttcatttctacaccgattcacttcaaattgataatgaacttctcttatgacaatacggtcaatctcaaatatgcatggccccattaccaaccctggggcgccccgcccacataggccacacccacccaaaattgccttttactataatttcttcatttctacaccgattcacttctaattgatactgaacttctcttatgacaatacagtcaatctcaactacagtacactccacgggttttccccaaaaaacgcgctccctccgcggtttttttctgctagcgagtgttcacgcggcgttggaagagcgaggtgaactcgataaaacgctcggcgttacgccgcgttcgctaattcccgcggcgtgtattactttaggctagacggtaaatgcagacaccttccgttcttatcagtgatcgccgcgcaacgccgcgttagcagtgtgctactgggcatgccaaaaaataaaaacattgttataataaattgtttaaatactgtagtacatgtataaaaagataattgtatagaaaattaatacgtataaaaattatgttttttaattcacaggtacgtctacaatatgaattagtctaatataatacatttgacaaattaatatttaaatcataacacatacgacacaagaataaatgttccgtaaaatttccaaatgagaataataattagtaatccgaaacacactacgatttttaattgttaacacgacgtttacaaatgcttccaatatacagtcatgtatatttcctgacaaaagcgcgcgaaaattatgctgcaatgtacaaggtcaaggtacaatgtatactcctgcaaagcgtgcgtgtattgatttttttgatacaaactttgtagcgcagagaacattgttgatttcggttcaaagtttctttggtatttattaacgaaattatatcgcgaataagttgatatttcctctaaaataatttcaaatcgaacacgccgaatctttatcgttacagtattttagtagagtaattattttaacactaattgtactgtaaactgattacagaagacatctgggcggaactggattttaagtgtttgacgttatgaaaacacgcaaagcttgtctactgacctattgtgtagactgctgtattcggtgttttgacaaaagggattaacatgtgtgaatgtcactttgccgatttggtccataattactggtaaacattgtttagaatgtcgacgcaacaagaatacaactgtgaatattaaatgcaattatcaactcaatagttaccaccttttagcaatcaatggaataacttacaaacaaagagaaaatcaatgcattagcgagcagagaatagactttgttccgacaattaaaaccattccttatgcattcgttgaacgtgttaacttgagtaagttatgcctttagacaggaagcggcttttctttgattacgtcaaactgtcaattcacacagatttgcgagatttttagggtccttggtcatttgtatacatgttcattatagaaaatcacctgctaacatgaaaactttggattaaattatcaaaataaaaataatgttgcaaactgtgtttatattaattggtaagtattagttaaaagacgatgTTTTGtatgtcgtaaatcaacgagttttctatacaaccacaactacttctacaaccacgtcgggatcgatctatcttggttgtttttttttaattgtaaatattatactacatgtacatgtatgtacttgtaataaatgtaattttatttgaaaatcaggaagtcaaacaaaattaaattgatcgttatctcgtaaaacgcggagtttcccccgcgttgccaacgccgagggccgccgcgtcggtttatcagttttgccgatcgttaaccgccgcgtccaaaatcatgcaaacgccgcgtatagcgggattttcttaatctccctccaggttgaaacccgcggagtatggagggaaattggggaaaacgcgtggagtgtactgtatgcatggccccattaccaaccctggggcgccctcccacataggccacacccaacCAAAACTGCCTTTcaccataacttcttcatttctacaccgattcacttctaattgatactgaacttctcttatgacaatacggtcaatctcaactatgcatggcccccattaccaaccctgggtcaaACATACAGCGTAGGGAtaggcgtcggcctctgccgcgccatttcttgtCTTGGATTTGCTATGGTATTGCAAACATTACCGGTTATGTAAATCTGGGGTGAAAATGAAAACTTATGTCACCATTGACTCTATAGTGCATGTAAATCCATTTGGTGTTTTCCATGTTCTGACTTCTCAAGCGACTTAATGTATTGACAATTGTGTGTTGTTCACTCTTACAAATATCCAATTTAAGGTGTAAACTTTATTGATTgagcaatttattatttttgaaaaaccaGTTTATATATTGCAACAATCATAATTTTACACATGTAAAATTAGTATAGTAATCGCATCCTCTTGGATGTCAAAAAGAGGCATATGATAAATGATGGGAATGATGAAACTacatgaaaataaagaaatatacatGATAAAGTTGTTGTTCATAGCTATTTAAATGCCACATACTGTGTCACTGGAATTTGTTTCGTTTACTTTGAAAGCATTTACCTTTTGTTTGCATCGAGAAGAATGCCTCGGTAAATATGACTACCATGTTCTAACACAACGACTAGAATATCATTGATCACATCTTCAATTAGTATGGTTAATGTCATTCCTTTTACAATTGGACCATTCTTTCTTTTAGTTTCAGCCATGTTTATCATATTAAACGCATGCGCACATAGTATGTGTGCGATGAAAGACCGCATTGGACGAAAAACTGCTGAAATACAACAATATCTTAGTATAGAGTTGCGTACCGAAACcggacacctgtattttatgttgtttttttttgcaacgAAATCAAATGTAAGCAATCGTCTTTTTGGTAATTAATTGAGCCATGTCCAAATACTTATTCTATAGTAACTACAATAATTTTTGATATGGCGTTCTATTCGTTACGGATCACTATCTTATGCAATGACGATTAATTGTAATTAGACCAAAACTAGGGCCTTATTGAAgttgtattatttgaaaaaaggaaTGTCCATTCAAGCTGGCGAAATTTGTATTATaccaaagatttattaataaactTAATATTGAAAGATCTTTAATTATACTAGGCATACCAATTAACGGGAAATGTATTGTCTGCCTTgatcaaaacattaaaaaagccatgatctataaataaaaaaataaagctgATCTATGATAACTAACTTTTTATGTGTAAAAACACGTCAAACATACGAAAGAACAGGACACAAAAAGTAAAACATGTCGTGTCAACAAATACTGTAGGTGgaaagcaaaatttgttttcGGAATATATGTAACTTTTACCATAACTCGGAAGATAAACCGATGTGTATTGTTCCAATCATGTTCAAAAAAATGTATGTGCACAATTTCTGTCATTTTGCATTATTTGAGTGAacattttaacagtttttttatagatattttaatAGGTGAACGAGTTGTGACAATCTATGTAAGTAAGTTGTAAACAAATTAACGTGCACATATCTTCtacgtttttttaattatattattctttttatcgaatttattgaaaataaagcaaatttaaccgacatacagacagacagacagacaggcgacatatagtttattaaagtctcatttctgtacatacatttgtatatatgattaaaacatgtgtaatttaataaaatagtttagttaaaatatatgcaataaaatgTACAAAACCACTCAATTCGAGTTACACGAGACTATGGACAGGTTTATCGTGATATTAacataatgaaaacatttttagAGGTACATATAGATACATGTGTAAAAGTATCATACATATAAACACTTTTTACGATGTATTAAAATGTCATTGCATGCGTTGGCAGTATATTTAACAAGGGACTCATTTGACATTAACTGACAAAATTGCTATGAAGTATCTTACGATAAGAAATCAGGTTCAATATTCATAACGTTAACAAACACATCTTGGCGAATTTTGTCATACAAATTGCATTGCATTAACacatgttcttcatttttattataTGTCAGGGAATAAAAGAAACTGCGTTCATTTTCGGGTACTCCCTCGTATCTGCCTGTTTCTATTCTAAGGGGTACAACTTCGCATCTAAATTTTGCTCTCAGCAATAAGAACAAGGTCATCGACATAGAAGAGGTGGTTAATCAGTTTGTCGTCGAAATCTATTCCAACGTTACTGGCGTTGAAGCTGTGACTTACGTCATTTATGTACAAGTTAAAGGCCAGCGTAGAGAGCAAACACCCTTGTTTTAAACCACATTTTGCATAGAAAGTGTAAGTTTTGTAGTGATTCACTTTAACAGAGTATTGCACATTCGAATACAGGGATTTTAGCGTTTTCATCATTTTGCCGTTTACTCCGTATGCACTTAATTTTGACCATAATAAAAGACGATCAATTCTGTCATTTTGTCTAATGTCCTCGTATGCCGTAAACGTTTGCTTACGAGTACGCAAGCGGCTCTGTATTATTGACGTTTATGTAGATAAGTGGTTTAATTGGTCAGATACGTTTCACAGCATTCACACATgactttatattaaaaacataaccCTTTTCTATAATAATGAAAGGTAATTTTCAGTGGTTCGCTCTATTGTATAAGATTTACTGagaaaaataaattacaactcAATTCGCCCTTGAGGCGATCGCAATTCGCCCTAATGGCGAATATGAGGCAGAGGCATACGGATGAGAATTAACCACATATTCATTCCAAATAACATGACCAAATCTATAAAGAATCCCATAGCTCACAAACAACAATAACCACATAATATTTTATCTTTGTATGGCTGTACTTTTCTTTGTCAACCCCAGTGCTACACAGGGCTCTGTTGTTGTAAAGGTCGGATACACACTAAAAGTGATCATGTCATTTTTCCTCTCTTTATAACTTATTTTCGTCATTATGTTGACAAAAGAATACACTTATTAAACCAACACTGGACTGCTACTGTGcaatttgcattttgtttaaatatagggAATGGATAACCAAATAAATGCTAAATACAAATATCTGTGTGTCCGTGTTAAGGGCGAATGTGTACGACTCGTGGGCGAATTCAGTGGGTATATTGTTAATCAACTATTTTTCAATGAACATAAGATGGgtatcaaataattatttgtaaaatagattCAAATGATATAATAGTTAAAGCCTGCACAAGCTGAGTCCCGGCTTTGATCACAAAGCTTTTGATTATAGACTTGTACCATTAACCCGTCCGACTCAATGGTGAGTTATCCTATATAAGTAATATAAGTATGTAGTAATTTTTACTATGAGGCATGGTATTTAACAGGCACGTGGTATTAGTCGTTAATACAATAGATATACATATTGCAAATCCGCATCGGATCGTCAATTCAATATTTTTAGAAAGTctctaaatttttattttaagtatctaaattttcggactttaacaaaataattatgtttaagtgtccgaaaacttacagtAATTACGTTACTCGAGTAAAGTTACTGCGGTATGGTAAGGTCGACAGCGGTTAATAGATTATCATGGAAAACGAAACCTTCTTATGAAAGACTATTTAACTTGCGTATAGTCTTAGatctatagacaatcccagaaatcgataactCCCAGATTACCACAACTAAATAATCGCATGCGGCGCCATAGTACGGTACTGAATAACGATACGGGTACTTATATATTTGTATAGGtaacataacaattaaagaaAGTGAagcgattatattatatttaatatatttgaagatttaaatagtttcttCTTTCGATTTGATTATCATATAATAAttcgtattttttaaataaatatttttattcagtTAATTGGTGATTACTAGAAACAAGGTTCATCAGCAGTTTTTAAGAGtcataaaactcagcatgaattaggccttgattgtcatttaatatgttatttgaaggtgaagcatggtatcttatcttaataacgggATCTACACATGTGAAGAATgtggtgtcacagacataccaATGAACACTTTTAATCCACCCCTGGGACATCGTCTCCCACTAAGGGAATGCTTTCGCGCCTCGATCGCAGATGTTTTTTCAAGACCATTTAACTTGCTCAAATTTGACAATCCGTATTTAACGAAGAAAAACTTCAgtgttaattttaaatcttaacattaaaatgaaactttGATAAAGAAATTAATACGTTTACGGAATGTATAGAGCATTATTGGAAATATTTACCACTACTTAAGGCACCATATGTTTCATAATGAacacttttatcgtaaatttatatcttattaataatataataaagtaAGAAATTAGTAAAGTTAATAGTGAGAATAAGacaaaaacagatttttttacCTTTAGTCTTTGAATTTAccagtaaaatgttattttaataataaatcaaaataaagttaaagGCAAAAGCAGATAtgcacttttcaataaaaaaacaaactctgCCATGTTCTGACATCTGACACATTTTCGCTAATCAAAGATCTATTGAGAAACATCTGTATTTATAGATTTTTGCGCCAATTAATACCTCCTGTACTCGTTCacttaaaatcacaaaattcacaaattcatttccggctagatatTTTGTTTTAGCTTGAAAGTGAATTAAAAATACAGATATTAACAAATAACACTGAAGTTTGAGACTAAACCAGATACTTAAAAAAGGTAAGCATCTACCCAAAGTCGTACTAAAttcgcttataaatatttccgcacca containing:
- the LOC127842988 gene encoding PWWP domain-containing protein 2A-like; translation: MINMAETKRKNGPIVKGMTLTILIEDVINDILVVVLEHGSHIYRGILLDANKRNIPPGVQTPFFSGSVPADTKVKKENSEIGDKDHEFAVSSKPIDVSASVFRHTYFFSPENSLQVKKSNFFSIRNHKPTIRLRPRQTLCSHCKSKCLDSQHGPIPISSAVASLSEKKGLLNTETANKTDNINNSTETHRSRKRPNSFEASSKNVKVTKLENGPRTLSKTSPFIKISIGETNIMNIPPRLKKSEGSDVDNHDNTTIVEPESEAVDDEVIFNFKPSLLRQQNEQLHVKTSVSKEKKVAHSQNYKMSNKSKCKFPVLSSKFKPSTCSKFSKNSCVTEVKNGSKPSLVYSIKRNNIQYKGCPSSASDCEMYTTTKLCEGQNQSSDGSAMSETSRKSRSEKKKARKLYKLRSRSQSLELKQHRETDNKPSSVSLKSEKLMTFKEGDLENLDSSSECDSSDYGDGPPGDDVSEVAKPILMKIHTDSVSKCRTDDGKEFGLEDIVWGKVKGFPWWPGRIMAINVSSKDSGVVIRQTAQVAWFGSSTMSHIECCDLYQFLEDFEAKYDRKKKSKSYQRALKQASIAAKCYQTGDLVDLNDLELDSIG